The Mannheimia pernigra sequence AGAGAGTTTAAGCGTTATGTAGCAGACAATCCAAATATTCATTTCTCGGCTGGTATGGTGATGGCTAAACTTGGAATACCCATACCACAGCTAGGTGGACTAGCGGAAGACGCCTTGGAAAAAGCCAAAGGCGTCGAGGGCAAAAATGCTTTCACTATTTATCAGCAGTCAGTGCCTTGGTCAAAATGGACGAGTTTAATGGCATTAGGAGAGAATATTGAGCGACTTGCAGAAAAATATCCAATTTCAACCGCTTACCTCTACGCATTAATTCAGTTTGCCGATCTGGCGGCAGATACACAACACATTGAAAGCACAATGTGGCGGAGTCGTTTTTACTATAAAACCAGCCGTTATGTGGTGGATAAATTACCGAAAGATCAACGTCAAAAAGCGTTGGAGGAAATTTCCACATCATTCGGCAATATCGGAATTGAAACGCATAAATCGGCGTTTAAAATTCCACTATTTAACTATTTCTATCAAATCCGAAAATAAGAGGTATTTATGATGATTAAATTTGGCAAAGAGAAAAGTGCTGAGATTTTTTCTGCGGTGGCAGAAAATGCGGCAAAACAAATTAAATCCAAAAACAACAACGCAAATAAAACCTCGCAGTTACGCAAATTTTATGACGAATTGGCGATGTGGAATGATCGTGTTCAAACAACTCGAGAGAACCGTGAAGAAAAATATCAGGAGCTTGAACCTTTTATCAAAATGCTTAAAGCCAAAGTAGCTTATGCACAAGGTCGGAAACATATTGATAGCAATTTCAGCGACGTGTTTAACCGTTGTATTGATGAAGTGAAATCCGCAGAAACCTTGCGTGATGCCAAATTATTTATGGAAGCCGTAATGGGCTATTGCAAATTAGAAGAAACCCGTAAAAACGGCTAAGGAGAAATAGAATGAAACTGATCAACATTATTGAAATAACGGCAACATTGGTGTTAAAAACCGGGTTACATATTGGAGCAGGCGATAGCGAAATGCACATCGGTGGTATTGATAATACTGTGATTAAAAACCCGCTCACCCAATCGCCTTATATTCCTGGTTCAAGTTTAAAAGGTAAAATTCGATCGTTATTGGAATGGAAAAGTGGCGAAATTACCTCGGGTGAACCACTGAAATTAAACGATATTAGTAACGCCAAAGATAAAAGTGCGGTGAAAAATATCCTGAAATTATTTGGTGTCACCGGCGACAGCAAAAATGATGAGACATTATTAAAAGAATTAGGCGTATCTCGTTTAGCCTTTTGGGATTGCAATTTAAATCCGGAATGGGAGGATCAAATTCGTGCAGATAACTTATTGCTGACCGAAGCGAAAAGTGAAAATACCATCAACCGTATTACCGCTACCGCCGATAATCCACGTCAAACCGAACGTGTGCCGGCCGGTGCAGAATTTGATTTTAAACTCACCCTTCGCCAATTTGAGGGCGACAGTGAGGAATTATTGGACTTAATCTTGAAAGGCTTACGTCTTTTAGAACTCGACAGTCTAGGCGGTTCAGGCTCTCGTGGTTATGGCAAAATCGCCTTTGAAAAGCTGACAGTAGGCGGAAAAGAGACGACATTACCTGAAAATCCTTTTGTGTAAGGCGGCAGTATGAAAATCTATCTTTTTACCCTGAAAACGCTCACAGCATTTGGCACACCACTCGTGGGGGACAGCCTCTTCGGGCAATTCTGTTGGGCGGTGTCGCACCGCCTGGGCGAGGCGAAATTAACCGAGTTGCTACAAGGCTACACCACGGGCAAGCCGTTCGCCGTGATTTCCGATGCCTTTCCAAGTGGATTTTTACCGCTACCGGTATTGCCTTCCCAACTCTGGGAAAAAGGCGAAGTTGCCCAAGATCGCAAAGTGTTGAAAAAGAAAGCATTGATTGCTTTTGACACTCACACACAAGCGGTTAATTCTTGGCAAAAATCTGCAAAATCCGATAGCGAAGTAATGTGCAAAACCAAGCACCCCCAGCCGCATAACACCCTCAGTCGTCAAACAATGACCACCGGCAAAGACGGAATGTTCGCCCCTTATGCGATGCCACAAATTTGGTATCAACACGATACCGCATTAGATCTTTATATTGTGGTGGATGAACAGCGTATTTCGGTGGATGAGGTCACACAATGTTTAAGCGATATGGGGCAATTCGGCTTTGGGCGAGATGCCTCGATCGGGTTGGGTAAATTTAAGATTGAGTCCGTGCAAGCAGTGCAATTTGCCACCGAAAATGCAAATGCCTATTTAACGCTGGCAAACACGGCCCCACAAGGGGTGGACTTGGATAAAAACGACAGCTTTTATCAGCTTCACACCCGTTTTGGCCGACACGGCGGTTTGGCTGCATTAGGGCAGAATCCGTTTAAAAAACCGATTATTTTGGCTAAATGTGCCGCCATTTTCCGCCCGACCGAGTGGCAAACACGCCTCTTTTTAGGTAACGGCTTGGGTAATGTCTCTTACGCCCAACCGAATGCAGTACATCAAGGCTACGCCCCGATTGTGCCGGTCTATTTGAATTTTAACGCCGACCATTCCGACAAATAAGGAAGTGACAATGAGCGAATTTTTAACAACACACAAGGTATATCTCACCCCTATTAGCCCGATTCACATTGGCTGTGGGGAAGATTTTGAGCCGACGAATTATGTGATTAAAGAAAATAATATCTATTGTTTTGATGCAAGTAAATTAGGTCTTTCTGAATCTCAACGTAATCAATTAATGGATATTTGCCGAAATATTACTGATGAAAGTATTCAGCAGATTCAGTCTTTTTTTGCTAAAGAAGATGTTATTGAATTAGCTATTAATAATGCTTGCATCAAAATTCCCGTTTCTGCCAAAATTTCTAGTGAATGGAAAAATAAATTAGGTAAAGTCGTACAAAGAGAAAATAATAACAAGCAAGTATTTAATGCTCTTCTTATTGAACGACACGCCTATTTACCTTATTGTAATCAGTCGTATATTCCTGCAAGCAGTGTAAAAGGAAGTGTTATTACCGCTTTATTAGATAGTGAAAATCAGAGCGATAAAACGATTTTTTCAGTTCCTGTTAAACAGCGTTCAGAAAGTCGAGAAGGTTATGCAAAAAAACTAAAAGCATTGAATGATGATTTAGTTCATCAATATATTGGTGATTTTAATTCCAAAAACAATGAAAAGATTACCTCTCAAAGAATCAAATTTAGTGATTTTGTTCCAACTGATAAAAACTCTTCCCTTACAAAAATAATTTACGCAGTAAATGTTAAGAAAACTCTTGGTAAAGATAGAAATGCATTTAAAGGCATTAGTGTTCGTAGAGAATGTATCAGCTCAATGCAATTTAGATCTTACTCAGCTTCTTTAACGTTGTTAAATGAAAACAATAAGGTTTTATTAAAGGATGAACACATAATTAAGGCGTTAAATGCATATAACCTACCTATTTTAGAAAAAGAACTTCAAATTCTAATTGAAAATGATTTAATTAACACTAGAAATTATATAGAAAATGTGAAAACCATTTTGCAAAATGAAAAAGTAGCACTGATTCGTTTAGGGCGTAGCGGTTCTGAAACTAAAATGTATAGTGACCATAATTTAAGAGCTTTATCTGTTAATGGTGAAATCAGCAAAGAATCTCATACTTTATGGGTTGCATCGGATTCCACGGAAAAATCAGAAACAATCCAACCTTTCGGTTGGGCATTATTAGAGTTCTCCAATGAACAAGAAAATAATGCATTGCTAAAAAAATGGTGCTTAAATCCAAAAAATTCATTACATAATTACTTAAAAGAGTTGGAGATTGAAAAAGAAATTCAAGAGAAACAAAACGCTTTGAATTCACTGTCTGAAAATCATAGGAAAGTGATTGAATTAGAAAATAAATTCAATGCTAGTAATGAAAAACAGATAGATAGTTCATCTATTTTATTAAAAGAAGTGAAATTGTTAATTGAAAATGAGGCAGTAAATTGGAGCAAGGAAGATAAACAGTTTATAGCGGAACATATTACCAAAGACCTTATTCTTAAACGCATTGAACTGAAAAAGAAAAATGCAGATAAAGATCTAAATAAATTGCTTAGAAAATTGATGGAAGAATAATGCTCCCAACCGAATTACCCATTATCCGCTACCGCCTAACATTCCAAGTCACCACTCCCTTCGCTTTGCCCGAATATGCCGGTTCCGCATTGCGAGGTGCGTTTGGACGGGCATTGCGAAAAATCAGCTGTATGACAAAGCAAGCCGAATGCCACGGCTGTTGGCTTTATCAAACCTGCCCTTACACTAACATTTTTGAAACACCGGCACCGAATGATCACCCTTTGCAAAAATTTAGCCAAGTACCGAACGCTTATGTCATCGAGCCATTAGAATGGGGCGAACAATGCTACTCAAAAGGCGATATTTTCGCCTTTGATTTGGTGTTATTTGGACGAACATTAGAGCAACTACCACTAATTTTATTTGCGTTTAAACGGGCACTGGAATTTAATTTGGTGGGCGGAAAAGCCACACTGACCGATTTTGCAAAAATTGCGGAAAACCAAACCGCTTTTTCTCTGTTTCAGCAGGAAAAAATTCGGGAACACTCACAAATGTTGTCTGTTCCGTCTGATTTACCCTCATCATTAAAATTGGAATTTATCACCCCATTACGCATTCAAGAAAACGGCAAACCATTGCGAGAAAAGGAAATCAACAAAACCCGACTGTTAATTACCTTAGCAAAACGCATTTCATTGTTAGCCGAATTTCACGCCCAGCAGTTACATTTAGATTTTGAACAGCTCATTACAGAAATTGAGCCGATTCAGGAAAGCAAACAGTTGCAGTGGCAAGATTGGACACGTTATTCCAGCCGCCAAAAGCAGAAAATGAAATTGGGTGGCGTGGTCGGTCATTGGCAGCTCGACAATGTCCCAGTAAATTGGGCAAAATTGCTTTATTTGGGTCAATGGTTACATTGTGGCAAAAATGCAACTTTCGGCTTAGGGAAATATCGGATTACAAATTTGTAATATAGCGATTTTGCATTATTTTCGGGTAAATTTACCGCTTATAGAGTGCATTTGCTATGCACCATTGATGAAACAATTTTTAGTACAGCAGTAACGCCCTTACGGAGAGTGATGACAACTTGGTTTGTTTCCCGCCATATTGGGGCAATTGAATGGATTAAGCAACAACCGATTCATATCGATCGTTTTGTTGAGCATTT is a genomic window containing:
- the csm2 gene encoding type III-A CRISPR-associated protein Csm2 — encoded protein: MMIKFGKEKSAEIFSAVAENAAKQIKSKNNNANKTSQLRKFYDELAMWNDRVQTTRENREEKYQELEPFIKMLKAKVAYAQGRKHIDSNFSDVFNRCIDEVKSAETLRDAKLFMEAVMGYCKLEETRKNG
- the csm3 gene encoding type III-A CRISPR-associated RAMP protein Csm3 produces the protein MKLINIIEITATLVLKTGLHIGAGDSEMHIGGIDNTVIKNPLTQSPYIPGSSLKGKIRSLLEWKSGEITSGEPLKLNDISNAKDKSAVKNILKLFGVTGDSKNDETLLKELGVSRLAFWDCNLNPEWEDQIRADNLLLTEAKSENTINRITATADNPRQTERVPAGAEFDFKLTLRQFEGDSEELLDLILKGLRLLELDSLGGSGSRGYGKIAFEKLTVGGKETTLPENPFV
- the csm4 gene encoding type III-A CRISPR-associated RAMP protein Csm4, encoding MKIYLFTLKTLTAFGTPLVGDSLFGQFCWAVSHRLGEAKLTELLQGYTTGKPFAVISDAFPSGFLPLPVLPSQLWEKGEVAQDRKVLKKKALIAFDTHTQAVNSWQKSAKSDSEVMCKTKHPQPHNTLSRQTMTTGKDGMFAPYAMPQIWYQHDTALDLYIVVDEQRISVDEVTQCLSDMGQFGFGRDASIGLGKFKIESVQAVQFATENANAYLTLANTAPQGVDLDKNDSFYQLHTRFGRHGGLAALGQNPFKKPIILAKCAAIFRPTEWQTRLFLGNGLGNVSYAQPNAVHQGYAPIVPVYLNFNADHSDK
- a CDS encoding RAMP superfamily CRISPR-associated protein is translated as MSEFLTTHKVYLTPISPIHIGCGEDFEPTNYVIKENNIYCFDASKLGLSESQRNQLMDICRNITDESIQQIQSFFAKEDVIELAINNACIKIPVSAKISSEWKNKLGKVVQRENNNKQVFNALLIERHAYLPYCNQSYIPASSVKGSVITALLDSENQSDKTIFSVPVKQRSESREGYAKKLKALNDDLVHQYIGDFNSKNNEKITSQRIKFSDFVPTDKNSSLTKIIYAVNVKKTLGKDRNAFKGISVRRECISSMQFRSYSASLTLLNENNKVLLKDEHIIKALNAYNLPILEKELQILIENDLINTRNYIENVKTILQNEKVALIRLGRSGSETKMYSDHNLRALSVNGEISKESHTLWVASDSTEKSETIQPFGWALLEFSNEQENNALLKKWCLNPKNSLHNYLKELEIEKEIQEKQNALNSLSENHRKVIELENKFNASNEKQIDSSSILLKEVKLLIENEAVNWSKEDKQFIAEHITKDLILKRIELKKKNADKDLNKLLRKLMEE
- the cas6 gene encoding CRISPR system precrRNA processing endoribonuclease RAMP protein Cas6, which translates into the protein MLPTELPIIRYRLTFQVTTPFALPEYAGSALRGAFGRALRKISCMTKQAECHGCWLYQTCPYTNIFETPAPNDHPLQKFSQVPNAYVIEPLEWGEQCYSKGDIFAFDLVLFGRTLEQLPLILFAFKRALEFNLVGGKATLTDFAKIAENQTAFSLFQQEKIREHSQMLSVPSDLPSSLKLEFITPLRIQENGKPLREKEINKTRLLITLAKRISLLAEFHAQQLHLDFEQLITEIEPIQESKQLQWQDWTRYSSRQKQKMKLGGVVGHWQLDNVPVNWAKLLYLGQWLHCGKNATFGLGKYRITNL